One segment of Synchiropus splendidus isolate RoL2022-P1 chromosome 4, RoL_Sspl_1.0, whole genome shotgun sequence DNA contains the following:
- the kiaa1522 gene encoding uncharacterized protein KIAA1522 homolog isoform X4, with product MGNTVQKKQRVQAEANFATSSSHFLSPEWEKPKGFWQFARAGKLKAAGPKGTEDQRRLTVHFTSSQHYQENVFIEGSRPQFLEDLHIEAQEGLKILQQEENKEGVTTVDDESAASVDIPEPDIGSKDDAGSPEHSVVSGNEESPAASIRPVLTRQGEGEPDSGSTFRPLNPVKRHDKDWRRNRRTTIMGIPNQVQKELALHRYSTFQQLPHHSPLDSNCRSGVLVIPMVDGGTPAMNQEGARVHLSDLEVDSKEEDILKRHLQVLYKDDGATNDKALSVLRPKSVAVPGMISSSSFSSSMFCFLQEPQGPVMSISPQATYLSTIIPNAVLPASVDVIEIDCSSSSRTLSSTAGHGRSVHSVSKGSLVSLDSSLSPSLTRKLDVDGSQTDNSQSSTAISPSPSHSDWSESQSSRTIVLNSSPPSSKSSENGAKVVDQSCCAAQDIVSLRSSASMISSPSTAIDNMFVGGESESSVTVTDGENAMPKRHCSRSLSIVKTKQPPPPPLRTHSLHSSRIRVDVRDPAEGERVNGSTSSTVATSTGNIIITERVGEESTKTVIPVTPGNVNMSCSCALSQQSSSEARKASGPPPQLQNHSPQTVPSEIGKFERTLSPSSGYSSQSGTPTLSPRETSPTSPDKQKQTLVKPERSASASPSSSLASLSSEVSSCCPHTPAQELVTDVATEQHKTILRLEVRELLHIPPPPKVKAPCPPPPETWVHNRRTFELLCGPSPDLNTVHIHNRPCKQAGTQTDISEVAISERRETQGDVPETSEDVKLTPVVPEEPHTKCSQDEIVECLTEQCGKEETSSSTESGYTIAKTDPLAVMSPAVRSDTLVEENPSSMEESDCGALLKMKVVLEENQATCKEEHPNDTTLSLQSSTAPATQQTASQVSSPPDPIEHVQEEVHAAESCWPPPPPPLEGVFDGAYESDFPPPPPPLMVDCVLHEMDSCRSDVSAYENHLGQGEMVPHLESPSVHLKGDIETGESEYVDTFPEDLQNALSSLDLTQLTTAPQDYPLSVIAFSSLSSKSVIHHEDQPLFHHATNPKADSTPVPLVPTLPVDSVTPGVSFRRQPNGATKDIKNKEILGRQKCAPSPKEDANIPLVTPSLLQMVRLRSVSMSEDQLKALSEGKSTSETNGAQERCQSADPAPQAVPQKPIRKSLSLKTPQTLKTSTPTSMRLQEAVRMKTAAMSSRDSLPCRITTRPLAYSNVPEKDTHRTSASTASFIFSRGTKMVVTTASTPEDQASLQQNLVSEFMQRSGQSSSFFYGAVKGDRVPPPVAKKPVQSIVCSLQNPVAGRAEIGVNGNSSAVQYPKETTHRLESTTTRVTADTIETLF from the exons CTGGGCCCAAGGGCACTGAGGACCAGAGGAGGCTGACGGTCCACTTCACATCCTCACAACACTATCAGGAAAATGTGTTCATCGAAGGCAGTAGACCTCAGTTCCTGGAAGATCTTCACATCGAGGCCCAGGAGGGACTCAAGATCCTCCAGCAAGAAG AGAACAAGGAAGGAGTGACCACCGTTGACGATGAGAGCGCCGCT TCAGTCGATATCCCGGAGCCTGATATTGGCTCCAAGGATGATGCTGGTTCTCCTGAACACAGCGTTGTATCTGGAAATGAAGAAAGCCCTGCTGCATCGATCAGACCTGTGCTCACCCGACAAGGTGAAGGAGAACCCGATTCAG GTTCCACATTCCGACctctgaatccagtgaaaaGGCATGACAAGGACTGGAGGAGGAACAGGCGAACCACCATCATGGGCATTCCCAACCAGGTCCAGAAAGAGCTAG CACTCCACAGATACTCCACCTTTCAGCAGCTCCCACATCATTCCCCACTTGACAGCAACTGCAGATCAGGAGTCCTTGTTATACCAATGGTCGATGGAGGAACTCCAGCGATGAACCAGGAAGGAGCCAGAGTCCACCTGTCTGATTTGGAG GTGGATTCTAAAGAAGAAGACATTTTGAAAAGGCACCTACAGGTGCTTTACAAGGATGATGGTGCCACCAACGACAAAGCCTTGTCTGTGCTGAGACCCAAGTCAGTTGCCGTGCCAGGCAtgatcagctcctccagcttttcttcttccatgttctgcttccttcaggaacCCCAG GGTCCTGTCATGTCCATATCTCCCCAGGCTACTTACCTTTCTACAATCATTCCTAACGCGGTGCTGCCAGCGTCCGTCGATGTGATTGAGATCgactgcagcagcagtagcaggacactcagcagcacagctggtcACGGCCGAAGTGTTCACTCAGTGAGCAAAGGCAGCCTGGTATCCCTGGATTCATCACTCAGCCCTTCCTTGACCAGAAAGTTGGACGTTGACGGATCCCAGACAGATAACTCGCAAAGCTCCACAGCAATTTCCCCATCACCTTCCCACTCGGACTGGAGCGAGTCACAGTCTTCGAGGACCATCGTTCTGAACTCGTCTCCCCCGTCCTCGAAGAGTAGTGAGAACGGTGCAAAAGTGGTTGACCAGAGCTGCTGTGCAGCGCAGGATATTGTTAGCTTGCGTAGCTCAGCGAGCATGATCAGCAGCCCCAGTACTGCGATAGACAATATGTTTGTAGGTGGCGAGTCAGAGTCAAGCGTGACTGTCACGGATGGGGAAAATGCAATGCCGAAGCGACATTGTTCTCGCAGTCTCTCCATTGTGAAAACGAAGCAGCCCCCGCCACCCCCACTGCGAACGCACTCTCTACACAGCAGCAGGATCAGGGTCGACGTCAGGGATCCAGCAGAGGGTGAACGTGTCAATGGTTCCACATCCTCCACGGTAGCAACTTCCACTGGTAATATCATCATCACTGAGAGGGTTGGTGAAGAAAGCACCAAGACCGTGATCCCTGTGACGCCTGGAAACGTCAACATGTCATGTTCGTGCGCCTTGAGTCAACAATCTTCATCTGAAGCAAGGAAAGCTTCAGGTCCTCCACCACAACTTCAAAACCACTCCCCTCAAACAGTCCCTTCAGAAATTGGGAAATTTGAACGCACGCTGTCCCCTTCCAGTGGCTACTCCAGTCAGAGTGGCACCCCAACATTGTCCCCACGGGAAACCTCGCCAACATCCCCCGATAAACAGAAACAGACCCTTGTTAAACCAGAGAGGTCTGCGTCAGCGTCCCCGTCCTCTTCACTCGCCTCCTTGTCTTCAGAAGTGTCCTCCTGCTGCCCGCACACACCAGCTCAGGAGCTTGTGACTGATGTTGCTACAGAACAACACAAAACCATTTTGAGACTTGAAGTCAGGGAGCTGTTGCATATTCCACCGCCACCCAAGGTCAAGGCAccatgtcctcctcctccagagacATGGGTTCACAACAGGCGGACCTTTGAGCTCCTGTGTGGTCCAAGTCCTGACCTTAACACCGTGCACATACACAACAGGCCGTGCAAACAAGCCGGGACGCAGACGGACATCAGCGAGGTAGCGATTTCTGAGAGGCGGGAAACGCAAGGTGACGTCCCTGAAACATCGGAGGACGTTAAACTGACGCCAGTGGTTCCAGAAGAACCGCACACTAAATGCTCACAAGACGAAATAGTCGAGTGTTTGACTGAGCAGTGTGGTAAAGAGGAGACGAGCAGTTCAACAGAAAGTGGTTACACCATTGCTAAGACAGACCCTCTTGCAGTCATGTCGCCAGCTGTGAGGTCTGATACGCTTGTGGAGGAGAACCCTTCCTCCATGGAGGAGAGCGACTGTGGTGCACTTTTAAAGATGAAGGTTGTGCTTGAAGAAAACCAAGCCACTTGTAAGGAAGAACATCCAAATGACACGACGCTCTCGCTACAGTCCAGCACTGCACCAGCGACCCAGCAGACGGCCTCGCAGGTGTCCTCACCACCTGACCCTATAGAGCATGTGCAGGAGGAGGTCCATGCTGCAGAATCCTGCTGGCCgcctcccccccctcccctaGAAGGAGTCTTTGATGGGGCGTATGAGTCTGACTTCCCTCCTCCGCCGCCTCCTTTGATGGTGGACTGTGTTTTGCATGAGATGGACAGCTGTCGCTCGGATGTCTCAGCCTATGAAAACCACTTGGGTCAAGGGGAGATGGTCCCTCATCTAGAGTCACCTTCAGTCCACCTAAAGGGTGACATAGAAACTGGAGAGTCGGAGTATGTTGATACTTTCCCAGAGGACCTGCAGAATGCCTTATCGTCCTTGGATTTAACTCAACTCACTACTGCTCCCCAGGACTACCCTTTATCAGTCATCGCTTTCTCCTCTTTAAGCAGCAAGAGCGTCATCCATCATGAAGATCAACCCCTCTTCCATCAcgccacaaatccaaaagcTGATTCCACACCAGTCCCGTTAGTCCCCACTTTACCTGTGGACAGCGTGACCCCCGGAGTGAGCTTTAGAAGGCAGCCCAATGGTGCAACCAAGGACATCAAAAACAAGGAGATTCTTGGTCGTCAGAAATGTGCTCCCTCTCCAAAGGAGGATGCCAACATACCGTTGGTGACCCCCTCCTTGCTTCAGATGGTCCGACTCAGATCAGTGAGCATGAGCGAAGACCAACTAAAAGCTCTCAGCGAAGGAAAGTCGACCAGCGAGACGAACGGCGCTCAGGAGCGTTGCCAGAGTGCAGACCCAGCACCTCAGGCTGTTCCACAGAAACCAATCCGCAAGTCTCTTTCTCTCAAAACTCCTCAGACCCTGAAGACATCTACACCGACATCCATGCGCCTACAGGAGGCTGTACGCATGAAAACAGCTGCCATGTCTTCAAGAGACAGTCTTCCATGCCGAATAACGACAAGACCGCTGGCCTACAGCAACGTCCCTGAGAAGGACACGCACAGGACGTCAGCCTCCACTGCGAGCTTCATCTTCTCAAGGGGCACAAAGATGGTCGTGACTACAGCGTCCACTCCTGAAGATCAAGCCAGTCTTCAGCAGAATTTGGTATCAGAGTTCATGCAGCGTTCCGGACAATCAAGTTCTTTCTTCTATGGCGCAGTGAAGGGCGACAGAGTTCCGCCTCCAGTGGCCAAGAAGCCAGTCCAGAGCATCGTCTGCTCTTTACAGAACCCTGTCGCCGGCAGAGCAGAGATTGGAGTCAATGGAAACAGCAGTGCAGTCCAGTACCCAAAGGAGACAACTCATCGCCTCGAATCAACAA cgACACGAGTGACTGCCGACACCATCGAAACCCTGTTTTGA
- the kiaa1522 gene encoding uncharacterized protein KIAA1522 homolog isoform X5, whose amino-acid sequence MVAYLRKSIHSLLSIFKKKAGPKGTEDQRRLTVHFTSSQHYQENVFIEGSRPQFLEDLHIEAQEGLKILQQEENKEGVTTVDDESAASVDIPEPDIGSKDDAGSPEHSVVSGNEESPAASIRPVLTRQGEGEPDSGSTFRPLNPVKRHDKDWRRNRRTTIMGIPNQVQKELALHRYSTFQQLPHHSPLDSNCRSGVLVIPMVDGGTPAMNQEGARVHLSDLEVDSKEEDILKRHLQVLYKDDGATNDKALSVLRPKSVAVPGMISSSSFSSSMFCFLQEPQGPVMSISPQATYLSTIIPNAVLPASVDVIEIDCSSSSRTLSSTAGHGRSVHSVSKGSLVSLDSSLSPSLTRKLDVDGSQTDNSQSSTAISPSPSHSDWSESQSSRTIVLNSSPPSSKSSENGAKVVDQSCCAAQDIVSLRSSASMISSPSTAIDNMFVGGESESSVTVTDGENAMPKRHCSRSLSIVKTKQPPPPPLRTHSLHSSRIRVDVRDPAEGERVNGSTSSTVATSTGNIIITERVGEESTKTVIPVTPGNVNMSCSCALSQQSSSEARKASGPPPQLQNHSPQTVPSEIGKFERTLSPSSGYSSQSGTPTLSPRETSPTSPDKQKQTLVKPERSASASPSSSLASLSSEVSSCCPHTPAQELVTDVATEQHKTILRLEVRELLHIPPPPKVKAPCPPPPETWVHNRRTFELLCGPSPDLNTVHIHNRPCKQAGTQTDISEVAISERRETQGDVPETSEDVKLTPVVPEEPHTKCSQDEIVECLTEQCGKEETSSSTESGYTIAKTDPLAVMSPAVRSDTLVEENPSSMEESDCGALLKMKVVLEENQATCKEEHPNDTTLSLQSSTAPATQQTASQVSSPPDPIEHVQEEVHAAESCWPPPPPPLEGVFDGAYESDFPPPPPPLMVDCVLHEMDSCRSDVSAYENHLGQGEMVPHLESPSVHLKGDIETGESEYVDTFPEDLQNALSSLDLTQLTTAPQDYPLSVIAFSSLSSKSVIHHEDQPLFHHATNPKADSTPVPLVPTLPVDSVTPGVSFRRQPNGATKDIKNKEILGRQKCAPSPKEDANIPLVTPSLLQMVRLRSVSMSEDQLKALSEGKSTSETNGAQERCQSADPAPQAVPQKPIRKSLSLKTPQTLKTSTPTSMRLQEAVRMKTAAMSSRDSLPCRITTRPLAYSNVPEKDTHRTSASTASFIFSRGTKMVVTTASTPEDQASLQQNLVSEFMQRSGQSSSFFYGAVKGDRVPPPVAKKPVQSIVCSLQNPVAGRAEIGVNGNSSAVQYPKETTHRLESTTTRVTADTIETLF is encoded by the exons ATGGTGGCCTACTTGAGGAAGAGCATCCACTCTCTGCTATCCATCTTCAAGAAAAAGG CTGGGCCCAAGGGCACTGAGGACCAGAGGAGGCTGACGGTCCACTTCACATCCTCACAACACTATCAGGAAAATGTGTTCATCGAAGGCAGTAGACCTCAGTTCCTGGAAGATCTTCACATCGAGGCCCAGGAGGGACTCAAGATCCTCCAGCAAGAAG AGAACAAGGAAGGAGTGACCACCGTTGACGATGAGAGCGCCGCT TCAGTCGATATCCCGGAGCCTGATATTGGCTCCAAGGATGATGCTGGTTCTCCTGAACACAGCGTTGTATCTGGAAATGAAGAAAGCCCTGCTGCATCGATCAGACCTGTGCTCACCCGACAAGGTGAAGGAGAACCCGATTCAG GTTCCACATTCCGACctctgaatccagtgaaaaGGCATGACAAGGACTGGAGGAGGAACAGGCGAACCACCATCATGGGCATTCCCAACCAGGTCCAGAAAGAGCTAG CACTCCACAGATACTCCACCTTTCAGCAGCTCCCACATCATTCCCCACTTGACAGCAACTGCAGATCAGGAGTCCTTGTTATACCAATGGTCGATGGAGGAACTCCAGCGATGAACCAGGAAGGAGCCAGAGTCCACCTGTCTGATTTGGAG GTGGATTCTAAAGAAGAAGACATTTTGAAAAGGCACCTACAGGTGCTTTACAAGGATGATGGTGCCACCAACGACAAAGCCTTGTCTGTGCTGAGACCCAAGTCAGTTGCCGTGCCAGGCAtgatcagctcctccagcttttcttcttccatgttctgcttccttcaggaacCCCAG GGTCCTGTCATGTCCATATCTCCCCAGGCTACTTACCTTTCTACAATCATTCCTAACGCGGTGCTGCCAGCGTCCGTCGATGTGATTGAGATCgactgcagcagcagtagcaggacactcagcagcacagctggtcACGGCCGAAGTGTTCACTCAGTGAGCAAAGGCAGCCTGGTATCCCTGGATTCATCACTCAGCCCTTCCTTGACCAGAAAGTTGGACGTTGACGGATCCCAGACAGATAACTCGCAAAGCTCCACAGCAATTTCCCCATCACCTTCCCACTCGGACTGGAGCGAGTCACAGTCTTCGAGGACCATCGTTCTGAACTCGTCTCCCCCGTCCTCGAAGAGTAGTGAGAACGGTGCAAAAGTGGTTGACCAGAGCTGCTGTGCAGCGCAGGATATTGTTAGCTTGCGTAGCTCAGCGAGCATGATCAGCAGCCCCAGTACTGCGATAGACAATATGTTTGTAGGTGGCGAGTCAGAGTCAAGCGTGACTGTCACGGATGGGGAAAATGCAATGCCGAAGCGACATTGTTCTCGCAGTCTCTCCATTGTGAAAACGAAGCAGCCCCCGCCACCCCCACTGCGAACGCACTCTCTACACAGCAGCAGGATCAGGGTCGACGTCAGGGATCCAGCAGAGGGTGAACGTGTCAATGGTTCCACATCCTCCACGGTAGCAACTTCCACTGGTAATATCATCATCACTGAGAGGGTTGGTGAAGAAAGCACCAAGACCGTGATCCCTGTGACGCCTGGAAACGTCAACATGTCATGTTCGTGCGCCTTGAGTCAACAATCTTCATCTGAAGCAAGGAAAGCTTCAGGTCCTCCACCACAACTTCAAAACCACTCCCCTCAAACAGTCCCTTCAGAAATTGGGAAATTTGAACGCACGCTGTCCCCTTCCAGTGGCTACTCCAGTCAGAGTGGCACCCCAACATTGTCCCCACGGGAAACCTCGCCAACATCCCCCGATAAACAGAAACAGACCCTTGTTAAACCAGAGAGGTCTGCGTCAGCGTCCCCGTCCTCTTCACTCGCCTCCTTGTCTTCAGAAGTGTCCTCCTGCTGCCCGCACACACCAGCTCAGGAGCTTGTGACTGATGTTGCTACAGAACAACACAAAACCATTTTGAGACTTGAAGTCAGGGAGCTGTTGCATATTCCACCGCCACCCAAGGTCAAGGCAccatgtcctcctcctccagagacATGGGTTCACAACAGGCGGACCTTTGAGCTCCTGTGTGGTCCAAGTCCTGACCTTAACACCGTGCACATACACAACAGGCCGTGCAAACAAGCCGGGACGCAGACGGACATCAGCGAGGTAGCGATTTCTGAGAGGCGGGAAACGCAAGGTGACGTCCCTGAAACATCGGAGGACGTTAAACTGACGCCAGTGGTTCCAGAAGAACCGCACACTAAATGCTCACAAGACGAAATAGTCGAGTGTTTGACTGAGCAGTGTGGTAAAGAGGAGACGAGCAGTTCAACAGAAAGTGGTTACACCATTGCTAAGACAGACCCTCTTGCAGTCATGTCGCCAGCTGTGAGGTCTGATACGCTTGTGGAGGAGAACCCTTCCTCCATGGAGGAGAGCGACTGTGGTGCACTTTTAAAGATGAAGGTTGTGCTTGAAGAAAACCAAGCCACTTGTAAGGAAGAACATCCAAATGACACGACGCTCTCGCTACAGTCCAGCACTGCACCAGCGACCCAGCAGACGGCCTCGCAGGTGTCCTCACCACCTGACCCTATAGAGCATGTGCAGGAGGAGGTCCATGCTGCAGAATCCTGCTGGCCgcctcccccccctcccctaGAAGGAGTCTTTGATGGGGCGTATGAGTCTGACTTCCCTCCTCCGCCGCCTCCTTTGATGGTGGACTGTGTTTTGCATGAGATGGACAGCTGTCGCTCGGATGTCTCAGCCTATGAAAACCACTTGGGTCAAGGGGAGATGGTCCCTCATCTAGAGTCACCTTCAGTCCACCTAAAGGGTGACATAGAAACTGGAGAGTCGGAGTATGTTGATACTTTCCCAGAGGACCTGCAGAATGCCTTATCGTCCTTGGATTTAACTCAACTCACTACTGCTCCCCAGGACTACCCTTTATCAGTCATCGCTTTCTCCTCTTTAAGCAGCAAGAGCGTCATCCATCATGAAGATCAACCCCTCTTCCATCAcgccacaaatccaaaagcTGATTCCACACCAGTCCCGTTAGTCCCCACTTTACCTGTGGACAGCGTGACCCCCGGAGTGAGCTTTAGAAGGCAGCCCAATGGTGCAACCAAGGACATCAAAAACAAGGAGATTCTTGGTCGTCAGAAATGTGCTCCCTCTCCAAAGGAGGATGCCAACATACCGTTGGTGACCCCCTCCTTGCTTCAGATGGTCCGACTCAGATCAGTGAGCATGAGCGAAGACCAACTAAAAGCTCTCAGCGAAGGAAAGTCGACCAGCGAGACGAACGGCGCTCAGGAGCGTTGCCAGAGTGCAGACCCAGCACCTCAGGCTGTTCCACAGAAACCAATCCGCAAGTCTCTTTCTCTCAAAACTCCTCAGACCCTGAAGACATCTACACCGACATCCATGCGCCTACAGGAGGCTGTACGCATGAAAACAGCTGCCATGTCTTCAAGAGACAGTCTTCCATGCCGAATAACGACAAGACCGCTGGCCTACAGCAACGTCCCTGAGAAGGACACGCACAGGACGTCAGCCTCCACTGCGAGCTTCATCTTCTCAAGGGGCACAAAGATGGTCGTGACTACAGCGTCCACTCCTGAAGATCAAGCCAGTCTTCAGCAGAATTTGGTATCAGAGTTCATGCAGCGTTCCGGACAATCAAGTTCTTTCTTCTATGGCGCAGTGAAGGGCGACAGAGTTCCGCCTCCAGTGGCCAAGAAGCCAGTCCAGAGCATCGTCTGCTCTTTACAGAACCCTGTCGCCGGCAGAGCAGAGATTGGAGTCAATGGAAACAGCAGTGCAGTCCAGTACCCAAAGGAGACAACTCATCGCCTCGAATCAACAA cgACACGAGTGACTGCCGACACCATCGAAACCCTGTTTTGA